Proteins encoded in a region of the Geobacillus genomosp. 3 genome:
- the flgM gene encoding flagellar biosynthesis anti-sigma factor FlgM, with protein MRIDHWFSLGVHPYRQSSGIAPGKTGQTGRRDRVEISEAAKELQQRPTWAAEREEKVRRLKAQLDSGTYEIDARAIAEKLYQFYKGDGR; from the coding sequence TTGAGAATCGATCATTGGTTTTCGCTTGGCGTTCATCCGTACCGTCAATCTTCGGGGATCGCGCCAGGAAAAACAGGGCAAACGGGACGGCGGGATCGCGTCGAGATTTCCGAGGCCGCCAAAGAGCTGCAGCAACGCCCGACTTGGGCCGCCGAGCGAGAAGAGAAAGTGCGCCGATTGAAAGCACAACTTGACAGCGGGACGTATGAGATCGATGCGCGCGCCATTGCGGAAAAACTATACCAGTTTTACAAGGGCGATGGCCGATGA
- a CDS encoding TIGR03826 family flagellar region protein, whose translation MNLENCPACGRLFVRTPFRDICPSCYEEEERQFQIVAQFLRRRENRLATMEQIVEATGVPEALLVKFIKSGRLTLAQLPNLGYPCDRCGKLIREGRMCSDCSKDLQGQLEAVKKEEKRKQNESFRTYYADKERNGR comes from the coding sequence ATGAACTTGGAGAATTGCCCGGCTTGCGGCCGTCTGTTCGTCCGCACGCCGTTTCGCGATATTTGCCCGTCTTGTTATGAAGAGGAAGAGCGGCAATTTCAAATCGTAGCCCAGTTTTTGCGGCGCCGGGAAAACCGGCTGGCGACGATGGAGCAAATTGTCGAAGCGACAGGGGTGCCTGAGGCGCTGCTCGTCAAATTCATCAAAAGCGGCCGTCTAACGTTGGCGCAGCTGCCGAATTTAGGCTATCCGTGCGATCGCTGCGGCAAGCTGATCCGTGAAGGCAGAATGTGCTCCGACTGTTCCAAAGACTTGCAAGGGCAGCTGGAAGCGGTGAAAAAAGAAGAGAAGCGGAAGCAAAACGAGTCGTTTCGCACGTATTACGCTGACAAAGAGCGAAATGGCCGCTAA
- a CDS encoding YaaR family protein produces the protein MEINKIANSPPVSSGKKAAPPLSPSVSFAELAAREQEKLRHERLRQLADDIERQGKKLAESRTVDDLRRYKQLVRQLLDEAVNHGLKLTEQYGFHWSGRSRVYHIVKTIDQKLLDVTNAVLEHERPRVDLLQALGEIQGLIVNLYT, from the coding sequence ATGGAGATTAATAAAATTGCCAACAGCCCACCTGTTTCAAGCGGCAAAAAAGCGGCGCCGCCTTTGTCGCCATCCGTATCGTTCGCTGAGCTGGCCGCCCGGGAGCAGGAAAAGCTGCGCCATGAGCGGCTGAGACAGCTGGCGGATGACATCGAACGGCAAGGGAAAAAGCTGGCTGAGTCGCGGACGGTTGACGATTTGCGGCGGTATAAACAGCTCGTCAGGCAATTGCTCGATGAAGCGGTGAACCACGGCTTGAAACTGACGGAGCAATATGGGTTCCATTGGAGCGGCCGTTCCCGCGTCTACCATATCGTCAAAACGATCGACCAAAAACTGTTGGACGTCACGAATGCGGTGCTCGAGCACGAACGGCCACGGGTGGATTTGCTGCAGGCGCTGGGGGAAATTCAAGGATTGATTGTCAATTTGTATACGTAA
- a CDS encoding DEAD/DEAH box helicase — translation MPILLPSVAPPLAAWLNGQRLPREQLPFSADAIDAAIQAGVICEQPGLIKTARGWRCVRCGNDDPRLFASFPCARCGVDCAYCRKCLVMGRISACTRLVHVSSPLPQERCTAPLAWDGKLSAAQEEAACAVRQAVLDRSELIVWAVCGAGKTEILFPAIAAALEEGGRVCLATPRTDVVCELAPRFQRSFPRVPLAVWHGGSDERGRIAPLVLSTTHQLLRAYRAFDVMIVDEVDAFPYSVEPMLEYAVRQARKDRSSLISLTATPSRAWQRDMARGKRQAVTIPARYHGRPLPVPAFEWCGNWRKRLERGRLPENVLAWVRHRLEQGKQAFLFVPHIDELEAVTRLLQRVDSRIVGVHAESPDRADHVQAFRDGGVPLLVTTTILERGVTVPNIDVAVLGAEDRIFTESALVQIAGRVGRHAAFPGGDVRFFHHGKTTEMVRARRHILRMNDEARKRGLLRP, via the coding sequence TTGCCCATTCTTCTGCCATCTGTTGCTCCGCCGCTAGCCGCATGGCTCAACGGCCAGCGCCTCCCGCGCGAACAACTGCCGTTTTCCGCCGACGCAATCGACGCCGCTATACAGGCGGGGGTGATTTGCGAACAGCCCGGGCTGATCAAAACAGCGCGCGGCTGGCGCTGCGTCCGCTGCGGAAACGACGATCCCCGCCTTTTCGCCTCATTTCCGTGCGCCCGCTGCGGAGTGGATTGCGCTTATTGCCGCAAATGTTTGGTGATGGGGCGCATCAGCGCGTGCACCCGCCTTGTTCACGTTTCTTCACCGCTTCCACAAGAACGATGCACCGCGCCGCTCGCCTGGGACGGGAAACTGTCCGCCGCTCAAGAAGAGGCCGCCTGTGCAGTCCGCCAGGCGGTGCTTGACCGAAGCGAGCTGATCGTTTGGGCTGTATGCGGGGCGGGGAAAACCGAGATCTTGTTTCCCGCCATCGCCGCCGCGCTCGAGGAAGGAGGACGCGTTTGCCTCGCCACGCCGCGGACTGATGTCGTCTGTGAGCTCGCCCCGCGTTTTCAACGGTCGTTCCCGCGCGTTCCGCTCGCCGTGTGGCATGGTGGAAGCGACGAGCGCGGGCGGATCGCCCCGCTCGTTCTGTCGACGACTCACCAGCTGCTGCGCGCCTACCGCGCGTTTGACGTCATGATCGTCGATGAAGTCGACGCCTTCCCGTATTCGGTCGAGCCGATGCTCGAATACGCCGTCCGGCAAGCGCGAAAAGACCGATCCAGCCTCATTTCGTTAACTGCCACCCCATCCCGCGCCTGGCAGCGCGACATGGCCCGTGGCAAGCGCCAGGCGGTCACCATCCCCGCCCGCTACCACGGCCGTCCGCTTCCCGTCCCCGCGTTCGAATGGTGCGGCAACTGGCGTAAGCGGTTAGAGCGCGGCCGTTTGCCGGAAAACGTCCTCGCCTGGGTCCGCCATCGTTTGGAACAAGGAAAACAAGCGTTTTTGTTCGTCCCTCATATCGATGAACTCGAAGCCGTCACCCGCCTTTTGCAGCGGGTCGATTCCCGCATCGTCGGCGTTCACGCCGAGTCCCCCGACCGCGCCGACCATGTGCAGGCGTTTCGCGATGGGGGCGTTCCGCTGCTCGTCACCACGACGATCCTTGAGCGCGGCGTGACGGTGCCGAACATCGATGTCGCCGTCCTTGGCGCCGAAGACCGCATTTTCACCGAAAGCGCCCTCGTGCAAATCGCCGGCCGCGTCGGTCGCCACGCCGCGTTCCCTGGCGGCGATGTCCGCTTTTTCCACCATGGGAAAACGACCGAGATGGTGCGGGCGCGCCGCCACATCCTCCGCATGAACGACGAGGCGCGAAAAAGGGGGCTGCTGCGCCCATGA
- a CDS encoding response regulator produces the protein MKTRIAIIDDHSLFREGIKRILEFEGDFEVVAEGGDGCEALSIVETYRPDLVLMDINMPDMNGVEATKQLIETYPETKVVVLSIHDDENYVMRALQTGATGYLLKEMDADTLIEAVRIVAEGGSYLHPKVTHNLIREYRRLTSEKGGVAIKQEVRRPLHLLTRRECEVLQLLADGKSNRAIGEALYISEKTVKNHVSSILQKLNVNDRTQAVVVAIKNGWVEVR, from the coding sequence ATGAAAACACGCATCGCCATTATCGATGATCATTCACTATTCCGTGAAGGCATTAAGCGCATTTTAGAATTTGAAGGCGATTTTGAAGTCGTGGCCGAAGGAGGCGACGGATGCGAAGCGCTGTCGATCGTCGAAACATACCGCCCGGATTTGGTGCTCATGGACATCAATATGCCGGACATGAACGGAGTGGAAGCGACAAAGCAGCTCATCGAAACGTATCCGGAGACGAAAGTCGTCGTCCTATCGATCCATGACGATGAAAACTATGTGATGCGCGCCTTGCAGACGGGAGCGACCGGGTATTTGCTGAAAGAAATGGACGCTGACACGCTCATTGAAGCGGTCAGAATCGTCGCTGAAGGCGGCTCGTATTTGCATCCGAAAGTGACGCACAACTTAATTCGCGAATACCGCCGTCTGACGTCGGAAAAAGGTGGCGTGGCGATCAAACAAGAAGTGCGCCGCCCGCTCCATTTGCTGACGCGGCGCGAATGCGAAGTGCTGCAGCTCTTAGCTGACGGCAAAAGCAACCGCGCCATCGGCGAAGCGCTGTACATCAGTGAGAAAACCGTCAAAAACCACGTCAGCAGCATCTTGCAAAAATTAAACGTCAACGACCGGACGCAGGCGGTTGTCGTGGCGATCAAAAACGGCTGGGTGGAGGTGCGCTGA
- a CDS encoding ComF family protein — MNCLLCHSPYYPIASWRQLLFLEDPDVLCPRCRGSFAVIRGRVCETCGRPLDEASPSLCADCLRWQDDEQWGKVLVKNRSVYVYNDWMKDVVALWKFRGDYVIAEAFRRPFVQVFFRQFGRGWHVVPIPLSRERLDERGFNQAEALARLLPSPYFLWLARRHSEKQSKKSRRERLDTDNPFFLVDCPPLAGKRIVLIDDIYTTGITVRHAARVLLEAGAAEVGALTLVRA; from the coding sequence ATGAACTGCCTTCTTTGCCATTCCCCGTACTACCCGATCGCAAGCTGGCGCCAGCTTCTCTTCCTTGAAGATCCAGACGTCCTCTGCCCGCGCTGCCGCGGGTCGTTCGCCGTCATTCGCGGCCGCGTTTGCGAAACGTGCGGCCGTCCGCTTGACGAGGCGTCGCCATCCTTGTGTGCCGACTGCCTCCGCTGGCAGGACGATGAACAATGGGGCAAGGTGCTTGTCAAAAACCGCTCGGTGTACGTGTACAACGACTGGATGAAAGACGTCGTCGCCTTATGGAAATTCCGCGGCGATTATGTCATCGCCGAGGCGTTCCGCCGTCCGTTTGTCCAGGTGTTTTTCCGCCAGTTCGGCCGCGGCTGGCACGTCGTCCCGATCCCGTTAAGCCGCGAGCGCCTCGATGAGCGCGGCTTCAACCAAGCCGAAGCGCTCGCCCGCCTGCTTCCATCCCCGTATTTCCTTTGGCTGGCCCGCCGGCATTCCGAGAAGCAGTCGAAAAAATCGCGCCGCGAACGGCTGGACACCGACAACCCGTTTTTCCTCGTTGACTGCCCGCCGCTGGCAGGGAAACGAATCGTCCTCATCGATGACATTTACACGACCGGCATCACCGTCCGCCACGCCGCCCGCGTCTTGCTTGAAGCGGGGGCGGCGGAAGTCGGGGCGCTGACGCTCGTACGGGCGTGA
- a CDS encoding DegV family protein — MKTAIVTDSTAYLPKEVRERLGIRLIPLSVIFGNETYREEIDMTAEQFFAKIKQHPTLPTTSQPSVGEFVDLFTAIREEGYEAVISIHLSSGISGTYQGAVAAGTMVEGLRVYAYDSEISCMAQGFYAIEAAEMAQAGKTPDEILARLDEMKRTLRAYFMVDDLSHLQRGGRLTGAQAFIGGLLQIKPLLRFENKVIVPFEKIRTRKKAVKRIEELFVEDADKGVPLKAAIIHANQPDEANRWRDELAARYPHVEFWISYFGPVIATHVGEGALGLTWYER; from the coding sequence GTGAAAACTGCGATTGTCACCGATAGCACCGCCTATTTGCCGAAAGAGGTGCGCGAGAGGCTCGGCATTCGCCTCATTCCGCTCAGCGTCATCTTTGGAAACGAAACGTACCGCGAAGAAATCGACATGACGGCAGAACAATTTTTTGCGAAAATCAAGCAGCATCCGACGTTGCCGACGACGTCGCAGCCATCGGTCGGCGAGTTTGTCGATTTGTTCACCGCCATTCGCGAGGAAGGATATGAAGCCGTCATCAGCATCCACCTTTCAAGCGGCATCAGCGGCACGTACCAAGGAGCGGTGGCGGCGGGGACGATGGTCGAAGGGTTGCGCGTGTATGCTTACGATTCCGAGATCAGCTGCATGGCGCAAGGGTTTTACGCCATCGAAGCCGCCGAGATGGCCCAAGCGGGGAAGACGCCGGACGAGATCCTCGCCCGTCTTGATGAGATGAAGCGGACGTTGCGCGCCTATTTTATGGTCGACGACTTGTCCCACCTGCAGCGCGGCGGACGGCTCACTGGCGCGCAGGCGTTCATCGGCGGCCTGTTGCAAATCAAGCCGCTCCTTCGCTTTGAAAACAAAGTAATCGTACCGTTTGAAAAAATCCGCACGCGCAAAAAGGCGGTCAAACGAATCGAAGAACTGTTTGTCGAAGATGCGGACAAAGGCGTGCCGCTCAAAGCGGCCATTATCCATGCCAACCAGCCCGATGAAGCGAACCGCTGGCGCGACGAACTGGCCGCCCGCTATCCGCACGTCGAGTTTTGGATCAGCTATTTCGGCCCGGTCATCGCCACGCACGTCGGCGAAGGCGCGCTCGGGCTGACTTGGTACGAGCGATGA
- a CDS encoding flagellar protein FlgN — MNPKQGHDQQPTPARQLAALLERHLALHRHLLQTARQKTDVLKRGDTDRLMQLIQVEQAAIAAIQQLERERAQLVVAWSGDGQPLTLADCLPKMGEERNVVERLAGELLAVIRELQTVNELNGQLIRQSLQWVTFMLDQWMPQPPNVNYAAPNQHAAPYERARSLFDSKA; from the coding sequence ATGAATCCGAAGCAGGGCCATGACCAGCAGCCAACCCCGGCGCGGCAGTTGGCGGCGCTGCTTGAGCGGCACTTGGCGCTGCACCGACATTTGCTTCAAACGGCGCGGCAAAAAACGGACGTATTAAAACGGGGGGATACGGACCGTTTAATGCAGCTGATTCAAGTCGAACAAGCCGCTATCGCCGCCATCCAGCAGCTCGAGCGCGAGCGGGCCCAGCTCGTTGTCGCATGGTCTGGCGATGGGCAGCCGCTGACATTGGCCGATTGCCTGCCGAAAATGGGGGAGGAGCGAAACGTCGTCGAACGGCTGGCAGGCGAGTTGCTTGCCGTCATCCGCGAGCTGCAGACGGTCAACGAACTGAACGGACAGCTCATCCGCCAGTCGCTGCAATGGGTGACGTTCATGCTCGACCAATGGATGCCGCAGCCGCCGAACGTGAACTATGCGGCGCCAAACCAGCACGCCGCCCCGTACGAGCGTGCCCGTTCGCTGTTTGATTCGAAAGCATAG